From the Exiguobacterium aurantiacum genome, one window contains:
- a CDS encoding alpha-amylase family glycosyl hydrolase, with protein sequence MRRGVVLVLLSLLLFPTVVGAKEAASWEQERMYFIMVDRFVDGNPDNNDQVDKNDPKAFHGGDIRGVIEKLDYIESLGFTSVWLTPVFENMPDGYHGYWIKDFYNIDPQFGTKEDLQELVDEAHKRDMKVILDFVVNHVGPNHPWVEERPDWFHDELPIVLWNDQEQVETHWLFDLPDFKTEDPEVKDYLLEAATYWIEETGIDGYRLDTVRHVDKPFWEDFVKAVREVDPDFYLLAEVFDPDPQYVAEYDDLGFNSITNFTFYDRVSKTMTQKTANVDEIDVAASYAETFFDDPNQMATFLDNHDVERFMHVAELGGAESAERRLRLGLFALYASPGMPIVFQGTENAQSGGADPANRVMTDFPGNEELHEYVTTMNRMRAEYPVFATGEQRMIASRDGMAVFERRDGDDVALYAINMNAEDREIEFEVSEVGEDTRLRGLLFSQLVTDSRGTFTIKLAGESANAYIVEESEVNMWTIGLLVVAIPIFLTGLVMWKRRKSAS encoded by the coding sequence ATGAGGCGAGGCGTCGTGCTCGTTCTTCTGTCGCTTCTTTTGTTTCCAACAGTCGTCGGAGCGAAAGAAGCAGCATCATGGGAACAAGAACGCATGTACTTTATCATGGTCGACCGGTTCGTTGACGGGAATCCCGATAACAATGACCAGGTCGATAAAAATGACCCGAAAGCCTTTCACGGGGGCGATATCCGAGGCGTGATTGAAAAACTCGATTACATCGAGTCGCTCGGATTCACGTCCGTCTGGTTGACACCGGTGTTTGAAAACATGCCGGACGGTTACCATGGCTATTGGATCAAAGATTTTTACAACATCGATCCCCAATTCGGGACGAAAGAAGATTTACAAGAACTCGTCGATGAGGCGCATAAACGGGATATGAAAGTCATCCTCGACTTTGTCGTCAACCACGTCGGGCCGAACCATCCGTGGGTCGAAGAACGACCGGATTGGTTCCATGACGAGTTACCGATCGTGCTTTGGAACGATCAAGAACAAGTCGAGACGCACTGGTTGTTCGACTTGCCAGACTTTAAAACCGAAGACCCGGAAGTGAAAGACTACTTGCTCGAGGCGGCCACGTATTGGATCGAAGAGACCGGGATCGATGGCTATCGCCTCGATACGGTACGACACGTTGACAAGCCGTTTTGGGAAGACTTTGTCAAAGCGGTCCGTGAAGTCGATCCTGACTTTTACCTCTTGGCCGAAGTGTTCGACCCGGACCCGCAGTACGTCGCCGAGTATGACGACCTAGGTTTCAACAGCATCACCAACTTCACGTTTTATGACCGCGTCTCGAAGACGATGACGCAAAAGACGGCGAACGTCGATGAAATCGATGTGGCCGCTAGCTACGCCGAGACATTTTTTGACGATCCGAACCAAATGGCGACTTTCCTTGATAACCACGACGTCGAACGATTCATGCACGTCGCGGAACTAGGGGGTGCCGAGTCGGCCGAGCGTCGCTTGCGTCTCGGACTATTCGCCCTGTATGCGTCACCGGGGATGCCGATCGTGTTCCAAGGGACGGAGAACGCCCAATCAGGTGGGGCCGATCCGGCGAACCGGGTCATGACCGATTTCCCTGGAAATGAAGAACTTCATGAATACGTCACGACGATGAACCGGATGCGCGCCGAATACCCGGTGTTTGCGACCGGCGAACAACGGATGATTGCCTCGAGAGATGGCATGGCCGTGTTCGAACGTCGCGACGGCGACGATGTCGCGTTGTACGCCATCAATATGAACGCCGAGGACAGAGAGATTGAATTCGAGGTAAGCGAAGTCGGAGAAGACACACGCCTTCGTGGTCTCTTGTTCTCACAACTTGTCACGGACAGCCGTGGCACGTTCACCATCAAGCTCGCGGGAGAAAGCGCGAACGCCTACATCGTCGAAGAATCGGAAGTAAACATGTGGACGATTGGTCTACTAGTGGTCGCCATCCCGATTTTCTTGACTGGATTGGTCATGTGGAAGCGTCGCAAAAGCGCGAGCTGA
- a CDS encoding sugar ABC transporter permease, which yields MKKQKRINLAISYVILTLASIIILYPMLWVVGTSFNPGRTITSTIIPSNPTFIHYKNLFDLTVSDYSLWYVNTLKIAFITMALSVILVTITGYVFSRYRFVGRKNSLILFLVLQMVPQFVAIIAIFVLLNMLGLLDTHTALILLYAGGAIPMNTYLAKGYFDTIPKELDEAARMDGAGHLRIFWQIILPLAKPIVATIALFNFMGPFNDFILASLVLRSPEKQTLAVGLYNMISRQFDNNFTLFAAGAVLSALPIVLLFFMFQRYFVSGLTAGGTKG from the coding sequence ATGAAAAAACAAAAACGAATCAATTTGGCGATCTCTTATGTCATCTTGACGCTTGCGTCGATCATCATTCTCTATCCAATGCTTTGGGTGGTCGGGACGTCATTTAACCCGGGACGTACAATCACATCGACGATTATTCCTTCGAATCCAACGTTTATTCACTATAAAAACTTGTTTGATTTGACGGTTTCAGATTATAGTTTATGGTATGTGAATACGCTGAAAATCGCTTTCATCACGATGGCGCTCTCGGTCATTCTCGTTACCATCACTGGCTATGTATTCTCGCGTTACCGCTTTGTCGGACGGAAGAACTCGCTTATCTTGTTCCTCGTCTTGCAAATGGTACCGCAATTCGTCGCCATCATCGCGATTTTCGTGCTTCTCAACATGCTCGGTCTCCTCGACACGCACACAGCGCTCATTCTGCTGTATGCCGGTGGCGCGATTCCGATGAACACGTATCTCGCAAAAGGTTACTTCGATACGATTCCGAAAGAGCTCGATGAAGCCGCTCGGATGGATGGTGCCGGTCACCTCCGTATCTTCTGGCAAATCATTTTGCCGCTCGCGAAGCCGATTGTCGCAACGATCGCCCTCTTTAACTTCATGGGCCCGTTCAACGACTTCATCTTGGCATCGCTCGTCCTTCGTTCACCAGAGAAACAGACGCTCGCGGTTGGTCTTTACAACATGATCTCTCGACAGTTCGACAACAACTTCACGTTGTTCGCGGCAGGCGCCGTCCTTTCGGCCCTTCCAATCGTTCTCTTGTTCTTCATGTTCCAACGTTACTTCGTCTCGGGTCTCACTGCCGGTGGTACGAAAGGATAA
- a CDS encoding carbohydrate ABC transporter permease has product MASIANPKTPEQRPEKPTNHARNAALLSIIPGAGQFYNNQKAKAIAFFIVIMSYFAVNYDLFFKGAGAGPGDRGGLWGLITLGEVAGPRNDHSIFLMVEGIVALILLFFGIAFYIWNIRDAYRVGRIRDQHLNVPTFQVQLRNLRDHGFPYLMLIPSLILLVFTVVLPLIFTFLIAFTNYRYNNAPPAKLVEWVGFENFTRIFEIDIWRDTFVGVLGWTLVWTVASTVGVIAIGIFLAVLLNQEGLRFRRLFRSILILSWAVPAFITILIFRSMFNESFGVFNTTILPAFGLDPINWMTDPTATRSALILIQWWLGFPFIMTLMTGVLQSIPGDLYEAATIDGATIFDKFRLITLPMLLFATAPILITQFTFNFNNFNIIYLFNGGGPAVPGQTAGGTDILISWIYKLSLGANPQYGLAAAITLILSFFIMTLAVIQFRRTKSFKDEDMI; this is encoded by the coding sequence ATGGCTTCAATTGCGAACCCTAAAACGCCGGAACAACGTCCGGAAAAACCGACCAATCACGCTCGGAACGCCGCATTGCTTTCGATCATTCCGGGAGCCGGTCAATTCTATAATAATCAAAAAGCGAAAGCGATCGCTTTCTTTATCGTTATCATGTCTTATTTTGCAGTAAACTACGATCTCTTTTTCAAAGGAGCGGGCGCAGGACCTGGCGACCGTGGTGGCCTTTGGGGATTGATCACGCTTGGCGAAGTGGCAGGACCTCGTAACGACCACTCCATCTTCTTGATGGTAGAAGGGATTGTCGCATTAATCTTACTTTTCTTCGGGATCGCGTTCTACATCTGGAACATTCGTGACGCCTACCGAGTCGGTCGCATTCGTGATCAGCACCTAAACGTCCCAACGTTCCAAGTGCAGCTCCGCAACTTGCGCGACCATGGATTCCCATACTTGATGTTAATCCCGTCGCTCATCTTGCTCGTCTTCACAGTCGTATTACCGCTCATCTTCACATTCTTGATCGCATTCACAAACTATCGTTACAACAATGCGCCACCGGCGAAACTCGTCGAGTGGGTCGGCTTTGAAAACTTCACACGTATCTTTGAAATCGACATCTGGCGCGACACGTTCGTCGGCGTTCTCGGCTGGACACTCGTCTGGACGGTCGCTTCGACGGTCGGTGTCATCGCGATCGGGATCTTCCTCGCGGTTCTCTTGAACCAAGAAGGCCTTCGTTTCCGTCGCTTGTTCCGCTCGATCTTGATCTTGTCATGGGCCGTTCCAGCGTTCATCACGATCTTGATCTTCCGTTCGATGTTCAACGAATCGTTCGGTGTGTTCAACACGACGATCCTTCCGGCGTTCGGACTTGATCCGATCAACTGGATGACCGATCCGACGGCGACACGAAGTGCGCTTATCTTGATTCAATGGTGGCTCGGCTTCCCGTTCATCATGACGCTCATGACTGGGGTCTTGCAATCGATTCCTGGTGATTTATATGAAGCGGCGACGATTGACGGCGCGACCATCTTTGACAAGTTCCGTTTGATCACGTTGCCGATGCTCTTGTTTGCAACAGCACCGATTTTGATCACGCAGTTCACATTCAACTTCAACAACTTCAACATCATCTATCTCTTTAACGGCGGTGGACCGGCGGTACCGGGCCAAACTGCCGGCGGTACCGATATCTTGATTTCATGGATTTACAAATTGTCTCTCGGAGCCAACCCGCAATACGGACTTGCGGCTGCGATCACGCTCATCTTGTCATTCTTCATCATGACACTTGCCGTCATCCAGTTCCGTCGGACAAAATCTTTCAAAGACGAGGATATGATCTGA
- a CDS encoding extracellular solute-binding protein, whose product MKMKKMVAGLSTAVFAFGALAACGGGTDNGSTNEGGSTSENKPEKIVIWEDIEKSETTKEVAKAFEEEHGVAVEVVEVQMTDQKDKLALDGPAGKGPDIVLVPHDQIGTIADQGHLNPLTDEGALDAFTDASKSAVMFDGQAYGYPKSVETPVLMYNKDLVSEAPASMDDLYKLSTDLKDKGEYGFLGLWDNFYFAHGVVAGFGGYVFKEDGGALDPTDIGLNNEGAVEGFEYIGKWYEEGLFPKGLIGESGGQAMDQLFTEKKAHTVMNGPWAVAGYTDAGINLGASAMPTLPNGEPIKTFMGVKTYALSAYTENQEWAEMFLAELTNEENALKMFEAYNEIPPVAALESNETITSNEVAKAVFDQATNAIPMPNIPEMGQVWEPMAQALQLVATGKQDAQKSADDAVKVIEQQIQANNQ is encoded by the coding sequence ATGAAGATGAAAAAAATGGTAGCAGGACTTTCAACGGCAGTATTCGCTTTCGGTGCACTGGCTGCATGTGGTGGCGGTACGGACAACGGTTCTACTAACGAAGGCGGTTCTACTAGCGAGAACAAGCCAGAAAAAATCGTAATTTGGGAAGATATTGAAAAGTCGGAAACGACGAAAGAAGTTGCGAAGGCGTTTGAAGAAGAACACGGCGTCGCAGTTGAAGTCGTTGAAGTCCAAATGACGGATCAAAAGGACAAGTTGGCGCTTGACGGCCCAGCTGGAAAAGGTCCTGATATCGTTCTCGTACCACATGACCAAATCGGAACAATCGCTGACCAAGGTCACTTGAACCCGCTCACTGACGAAGGTGCGCTCGATGCGTTCACTGACGCTTCGAAATCGGCTGTCATGTTCGACGGACAAGCTTACGGCTACCCGAAATCAGTTGAAACACCAGTCCTCATGTACAACAAGGATTTGGTATCAGAAGCTCCTGCTTCAATGGACGACTTGTACAAGTTGTCTACAGATCTTAAAGACAAAGGCGAGTACGGATTCCTCGGTCTTTGGGATAACTTCTACTTCGCTCACGGTGTCGTGGCTGGCTTCGGCGGTTACGTCTTCAAAGAAGACGGTGGCGCGCTCGACCCAACTGACATCGGTTTGAACAACGAAGGCGCAGTCGAAGGCTTCGAGTACATCGGTAAATGGTACGAAGAAGGCCTCTTCCCTAAAGGATTGATCGGCGAGTCTGGCGGCCAAGCGATGGACCAACTCTTCACTGAGAAGAAAGCACACACAGTCATGAACGGACCATGGGCCGTAGCTGGTTACACAGATGCGGGCATCAACCTTGGAGCGTCTGCAATGCCGACACTTCCAAACGGTGAGCCAATCAAGACGTTCATGGGCGTGAAGACATATGCACTCTCTGCTTACACGGAGAACCAAGAGTGGGCTGAAATGTTCCTCGCAGAACTCACAAACGAAGAGAACGCATTGAAGATGTTTGAAGCTTACAACGAGATCCCACCAGTAGCAGCTCTCGAGTCGAACGAGACAATCACGTCGAACGAAGTTGCGAAAGCGGTATTCGATCAAGCAACGAACGCAATCCCAATGCCTAACATTCCTGAAATGGGACAAGTTTGGGAGCCAATGGCTCAAGCGCTTCAGCTTGTAGCAACTGGCAAGCAAGATGCACAAAAATCAGCTGACGATGCTGTTAAAGTCATCGAGCAACAAATCCAAGCGAACAACCAATAA